ATCGCTTTTGCTTCTGAAATATCACCCACCGGAGTAGACGTACCGTGTACATTGATATAATCTACTTCTTTCGGATCCATTTCCGCATCTTCCAGTGCATTTTTCATCACCAGTTTAGCTCCAAGACCTTCCGGATGAGAAGCTGTCAAGTGATGTGCATCCGCAGACATACCTACACCGGCAACTTCTGCATAGATTTTTGCACCACGTGCTTTAGCATGTTCCAGTTCTTCCAGAATCAGGCAACCGCCGCCTTCACCCATTACGAAACCGTCACGGCTTGCGCTGAACGGACGTGAAGCTTTGGAAGCTTCGTCATTGCGGGTTGACAGAGCGTGCATAGCATTGAAGCCACCCACACCTGCAGGGAAGATAGCTGCTTCCGAACCACCGGATACGATTACATTTGCTTTCCCTAAACGAATCAGGTTGAAAGCGTCTGCAATGGCATTGGTCGAAGTAGCACATGCCGAACAAGTCGCATAATTAGGACCGTGGAAGCCATACATGATAGAAATCTGTCCGGCAGCAATATCCGAAATCATCTTTGGAATGAAGAACGGATTAAACTTCGGGCCCATTTCCTGACGAGTATAGTAGTTGCCCACTTCCTCTTCAAATGTATGTATACCACCAATACCGGCGCCAAAAATAACACCGATTTTGTTCAAGTCTTCTTTTTCTGTGTCAAGCCCTGAATCTTCTACCGCTTCTTTGGCAACAGCGATGGCATACTGAGTGTACAGGTCCATCTTTCTTGCTTCCTTGCGGTCGATGTATTTTGTAGCATCGAAGTCTTTCACTTCGCATGCGAATTGGGTCTTGAATTGCGACGCATCAAAATGAGTAATAGGTCCTGCTCCACTAACCCCGTTCACAATGTTTTCCCAAAATTCAGGAACGTTGTTGCCAACGGGAGTAATGGCGCCAAGACCTGTTACTACCACTCTTTTTAATTCCATATTGATGAAATCGAATTACTTAGCGTGTTCTTCGATATAAGATACAGCATCACCTACAGTACCAATCTTTTCTGCTTGGTCATCAGGAATAGAGATACCGAATTCTTTTTCGAATTCCATGATAAGTTCTACAGTGTCAAGAGAATCTGCTCCCAGGTCGTTAGTGAAGCTTGCTTCGGTTGTAACTTCTGATTCTTCAACGCCTAATTTATCAACGATAATCGCTTTTACTCTTGATGCAATTTCAGACATAACTTTAAGTTTTTAATTAATAATTAGTTTTATTTCTTTAAATTTGCGGTGCAAAGGAATGAATATTTATCGTTTTGCGCAAATATTTGACTAAATAAATGCAAACTTTTGCACATTTTTCACTGTTTTGTGCATCGAATATGAGAGTTATGAAGAAAAACATCGCAATTTTCGCTTCCGGTTCCGGCTCTAATGCCGAGAATATTATCCGGTATTTCCAAAAAAACGATTCCGTTCAGGTTTCGTTGGTACTTTCTAATAAGAGTGATGCCTATGTCTTGGAGCGTGCGCATCGTCTTGGAGTGCCCTGTAACGTATTCCCAAAGGAAGATTGGATAGCCGGAGACGAAATTCTGGCTGTTTTGCAGGAGGCCCGCATTGATTTTATCGTGCTGGCAGGCTTCCTGGTTCGTGTGCCCGATCTGCTTTTGCATGCTTATCCCGATAAAATAATAAATATACATCCGGCTCTTTTGCCTAAATACGGCGGAAAAGGAATGTATGGTGATCGTGTTCATGAAGCAGTAGTAGCTGCCGGTGAAAAAGAAAGCGGTATCACTATACATTATATTAATGAGCATTATGATGAAGGGAACACAATCTTCCAGGCAACTTGTCCCGTATTTCCGACTGACTCTCCTGATGATGTCGCCAAGAAAGTACATGCTTTGGAGTATGAACACTTTCCTTTAGTTATAGAAAAGCTGTTGAGCGGGAAATAAAAATAAGGTAATAAAGGCATAAGGAATAAGGTGTTGCTTATTCCTTATATTTAATAGTATATGCTTTCTCCTCTCTTCTTAACGGATAATCTCCGCGTAAAGTCTCAAATAGTTCCGGTTGGCTTTTCAATCGGTCGCTGTCTTCGGCTGGATTATACATTTGAAGGAGTGCGTCTTCGTGACTTTTTGCGTGGATAACAGGAGAAGCGGGTGCCGGTGCTTTGATTTCATAATTTCCATCTATATGAAAGAAGTTGCAAATAGCGTCCAGTGACATACGTGTTGCGTTGGCTTTCCCGTCAGCGGAGTAGCCGGCAATATGAGGGGTACCAATGATAACTTTCTCCAGCAGTTCTCGATTGATTTCCGGTTCGTGCTCCCATACATCAATAATGGCATCCGAAATAGCCTGACTGTTTAAAGCATTTAAAAGGGCATCCGTTTCGATAACTTCTCCCCGGGAAGTATTAATGATGAGAGGTTTCCGTTTTAGCGAATGAAAGAAGTTCTCGTCCGCCAAATGAAATGTTTTATATTTCCCTTCCTTATATAAAGGTACGTGAAAGGTGATGATGTCACATTCTTCCGCTATTTTATTTAAAGAGGTGAAAGATTTGTTTCCTTCTTTCTCTTCCCGTGGTAGGTCGTTCAATAGAACGCGCATGCCGAAGTCCTGTGCGACTTTGGCCACCTTGCTTCCTACATTGCCTACTCCTATGATTCCTATAGTCAATTCATCCAACTTCCTATTTCTGATAGACTTCCATACAAGAAGCGATGATTGTATATATTGGGCGACAGAAGCCGCATTGCATCCCGGTGCATTCGTCCATTCGATACCTGCCTGCTTGCAATACTCCGTATCGATATGGTCGAAACCAATGGTTGCCGTAGCAATAAACTTCACCCGGCTACCTTCCAATAATTTGCGATTACAATGCGTGCGGGTACGGACAATAAGTGCATCAGCATCCCGTACCAGTTCCGGCGTGAAATCCTTTCCCGGAGCATAGATTACCTCATCGGCTATTCCCTGAACCGCCTCTTTTATAGATGGTATTTTATTATCTATAATAATTTTCATATACAATTCATCTTTAATACCCACAAAGGTAACAAATAAAAAAGTAAGAAACGGTTGCTTGTCTGAAAAATATTACATAGATTTGCCCTATTATATACCTATAAGCTAGTTAAGATTATGACATTTAGTAACCTTTGCAACGAGATTTTTTGGAAATCAACCAATGATTACCATATAACGGATAGTGTGGATGCTCAGATGAACAATCCTTACGAGTTGAAGTCAATAGAGTATTATTTGTACCTGAAGAATTGGATTGATGCCGTTCAATGGCATTTTGAAGATATTATCCGTGATCCCCAGATTGATCCTGTAGAAGCATTGGCTTTAAAAAGGAGAATTGATAAATCCAATCAGGACCGTACCGATTTGGTTGAATTGATAGATAGTTACTTTTTGGACAAATACAAAGCTGTTGAGCCGCTTTCTGATGCAACCATCAATACGGAGAGTCCTGCTTGGGCAATCGATCGTCTTTCTATTCTTGCATTGAAAATTTATCACATGCAACAAGAAGTAAAGCGTACGGATACTACCGAGGAACACCGTGCGCAGTGCCAAGTTAAACTGAATATTCTGTTGGAGCAGCAGAAAGACCTTTCTTCTGCTATCGACCAGTTATTGGCTGATATTGAAGCTGGTAGAAAGTATATGAAAGTATATAAACAGATGAAGATGTATAACGACCCGGCATTAAATCCGGTGCTTTATGCAAAAAAATAACGAATGGCGCGTATTCTCATTATCCGTTTTTCAGCTTTAGGTGATGTTGCAATGACAATACCGGTCATACATTCGCTTGCTGTACAATATCCTCAACACGAGATTACTGTGTTAAGTCGTGCTGTATGGCAGCCCCTTTTTCAGGAACTGCCCGACAATGTAAATTTCATCGGAGCCGATTTAACGGGTAAACATAAAGGCTTGTGGGGACTGAATAGTCTTTATTCGGAACTGAAAGCAATGAACTTTGACTACGTTGCGGATTTTCATCATGTGCTTCGTGCCAAATATTTGTGCTTGCGCTTCCGGTTTGCCAACATACCGGTAGCCTACATTTGTAAAGGACGTGAGGGTAAGAGGAAGTTGGTTCGTCGGCGTCATAAAGTAATGGAAAGCCAAAAAAGTTCTTTCCGCCGCTATGCTGATGTGCTGGAAAAACTCGGTCTTCCGGTTTTGTTGAACTTCTCTTCTATCTATGGAGAGGGGAGAGGAAATTTTGCGGAAATAGAACCCGTTACCGGTCCGAAAGAAAATCAGAAATGGATCGGTATCGCTCCTTTTGCTAAACATGCTGGTAAAATTTATCCGTTAGAATTACAGGAACAGGTTGTTGCCCATTTCGCGGCTAATCCTGGGGTAAAGGTCTTTCTGTTTGGTGGTGGAAAAAACGAACAGGAAATTTTTGATGCATGGATTGCGAAATATCCTTCTGTCGTTTCCATGATAGGTAAGCTGAATATGCGTACGGAATTGAATCTGATGAGTCATTTGGATGTGATGCTTTCAATGGATTCCGCTAATATGCATTTGGCATCTTTAGTAAATATTCCAGTTGTCTCCATATGGGGCGCCACTCATCCCTATGCAGGATTTATGGGATGGAAACAACTGCCGGTTAATACCGTGCAACTTGATTTGTCATGCCGTCCCTGCTCGGTATATGGACAGAAGCCTTGTTGGCGGGGAGATTATGCTTGTTTGAGGGAGATAAAGCCTGAGCAGGTGATTGCGAAAATTGAAGGAATCATAGATTAATTTATAATGATTTTGAATGCTAATGAAAGAGTATGATTATTTGGTAGTTGGTGCAGGGTTGTTCGGGGCAGTGTTTGCCCGTCAGGCGGTCGATGCCGGGAAGCGGTGTCTTGTTGTTGATAAACGTAATCATATTGGCGGAAATATCTATTGTGAAGTTGTAGATGGTATTCATGTACATCAATATGGCGCACATATATTTCATACGGATAATAAGGAAATATGGGATTATGTAAATCATTTTGTGTCATTTAATCGCTATACGAACTCTCCATTAGCTAATTACAAAGGCACATTATATAATTTGCCTTTTAACATGAATACTTTTAATAAGTTATGGGGAGTTAATACTCCGCAAGAGGCTAAGGCAAAGATTGAGGAACAGCGTAGCGAATATGCACATATTCAAACTCCTGCCAACTTGGAAGAACAGGCTTTGACGCTTTGTGGAAAAGATATTTATCAGAAATTAATCAAAGGATATACAGAAAAACAGTGGGGACGCCCTGCTACGGAACTTCCTGCTTTTATTATAAAAAGACTTCCTTTCCGTTTCGTTTACGATAATAATTATTTTAACGACGAATATCAGGGTATTCCCAAGGGTGGGTATAATAAATTGGTTGAAAGTTTGCTCGAAGGGGCTGAATTACGTTTGGATACGAACTATTTTTCTGCTCGTGGAGAATTGGATTTACTTGCAGATAAAGTATTGTTTACCGGATGTATTGATGAGTATTACGATTTTTGTTTCGGACACTTGGAATACCGAAGTCTTCGTTTTGAACATGAGCGTTTGGAAATAGATAATTATCAGGGTAATGCAGTTGTTAATTATTGTGAAAGCGGAGTTCCTTATACACGTGTTATTGAACATAAACATTTTGAGTTTGGTAAGCAGCCGTACACAGTCATTACTCGCGAATACCCTTCTGTGTTCACTCCCGGTGATGAACCTTATTATCCGGTGAATGACGAGAAAAACATGAATCTTTTAAAGAAATATGAAGAATTGATGAATGGCTCGTTGAATACTTTATTTGGAGGGCGTTTGGCGCAGTATGCCTATCTTGACATGGATGATACTGTAGAGACTGCATTGAAATTAGCTAAAAAAGAATTAAAGAATTGAATTATGATTTGTTATCTATCAAGAAACTATAAAGGGATTAATAATGCCGCTAATAAAGCTAAAACAGATATTGAATCTGTTATGGCAACTCAAAGTTTTCGGAATGTTGGAGTGAAGCAGACACGTTATACGAATATTGTCGCGGCTTTTTTTATGACACTATTAAGTGTTTTGAAATGTGGCTTTTGTTTGCATCGAAATGATGTGTTGATATTGCAATATCCATTGAAGAAATACTATACATTTGTTTGTCGTATAGCACATTTGCGTCATTGTAGGATAGTTACTCTAATTCATGATTTAGATAGCTTTCGGCGTCAACGTTTAACTGTATCGCATGAAGTTTCAAGGTTAAATCATTCTGACGGCATCATTGTTCATAGTGAACGCATGAAAAAATGGTTACAAGATAATGGTGTAAAGGCTAACATGGAGGTGCTTGGCATATTTGATTATTTGTCGGATAAACGGCCTACTGAAAAGGCTTTATCAACCTCCCGTTGTCGTATTCTGTTTGTTGGAGCTTTGTCCCCCTTTCATAGTGATTTCTTATATAAACTAGGATACTCTTCCCGTTCTTTCGATATGGTACTTTATGGGAATGGTTTTGATTCCGATAAGTTTGAAGGACAAGTGGATTATAAAGGATATATTAAATCTGATGATTTGATTGCTACTGCCGAAGGTGAGTATGGATTGGTTTGGTATGGGTCTTCTTTGAAAGGCGGTGTTGGTCCAGAGGGAGAATATCTTCAGTATAATGCTCCTCATAAATTGTCTCTTTACATTCGTTGTGGGCTACCTGTTATTATTTGGGAAAAAGCAGGTTTGGCTTCATTTGTAGAGGAGAATGACATAGGTATTTGCATTTCCTCCTTATTAGAATTGGAGACTGTTCTATCTCGGATTACTGAAGAGCGCTATAGAACTTTAAGGGCGAATGTATCCAGAGTGAATGAGCGGATTTCTCAAGGATATTATTGTATGGAAGCTATTCGGAAGGTATGTGCTAGTTTATGTGTAGAAATAAAATGAGTGTATTTACACCGGAATGTAATTTGATTTGATTATCTTTGCAAAATATTTATTATGTAATGTCTGTATGGGCAGGATGTGATCATTTATATAAATTAATAATGTATGAATATATTAGTAACTCATAAGGCAGTGGATGTTGCAACCTATAAGATGTTGGGCGAACTGTCACATAATGAGTTTTTTAAAATTTATCAGACAATTCCTTTCGCTGCTGATGCGGCGAAAGTAGAAGGAAAATGTATTCCTTTGATTATACCTCCTATCACATCCAAAATTTCATGGAAGAGCATCAAAGCACTTCGTTTATATGTCAAGAAATATAATATAGATTTAATTTTTTCTCCTAGTACATCCGGGTTATCTAATGCCTTGATTGCAACTATTGGTACATCTGTTAAGAATGTAGGTTATCGAGGAACTCAAGCAAAAGTGAAAAAACTTGACCCGACATATTATATGGGATTATTAAATCCACGGGTATCTCATATTGTCTGCGAGACGGAAGATATTCAGGAATATCTGTCTCATTATATTGATAAAAAGAAATTGTCTGTCAGTGTAAAGCCGTTTGATACGGATTGGGTTGCAGATGCTTGTCTTCATCCTAAACAAGTAGATGGAGTGCCTGAAGATGCCTTTAAGTGCATTTATATCGGTACAACAAAAGGGCGCCCGTTCAAAGGATTAACTTACTTGATTAAAGCATTTCAGATATTGAATGCCCCAAATGCTCATTTGGTCGTTATCGGTGATTATGATAATAGCGATTATGAGTTGGCTCAAAAAGGAGCAGGGGCAGAACGTATTCATTTTTTATGGAATAGGGAAGATGCAATCTACTTTTTGCCGAAGCAGGATTTGTTTATTTTGCCTGCTTTGCGTGATGCTTCTCCCCGTGTAGTCCGTGAGGCGATGGCGTGTGGGGTACCTTGTATTGTGACGGATATTCCCGGAGCCCGTGACTTGATAGTGGATAATGAATCCGGGCTTTTAGTACCTTCGGCTTCTCCAGATAAAATAGCGGATGCTATGCGTTTGTTAATGAATGACCGGGTGAAATTGCAAAAAATGGCTAAGGCATCCCGTGAACGTATTATTAATGAATTTAGTGTGGAAGCATATGTGGCTTATTTTGATAAGCTTTTTGCTAGTTTGTCGTAAATCTTATATTATATAATAATGAAGCATATGCAATCGCGTAAAATCTTATGGTTGTTTATTGGGTGTCTTTTCTTTAAGTTTATTTTATTTGATTTGGATTGGTGTCTGAATACCACCTTTTCATCATTCTCTTTTCCGCAAACTTATTTGGTTAAGTTTTTGTTGGCGGTTTTATTTGCAATACCTTTTCTTTACATACGTTCTCGATGGTATTTGGTTGTAATAGGTACTTTGGTTGATATTCTGTTGATTGTTAATTTGATGTATTTTCGGACCTATTATACTTCAATTCCATGGGATAGCTATTTTCTTGCTGGCAATTTGGCTGATTTTACTGCAAGCGTGTTTGATTCGCTCCGGTGGTCGGATTTGGGCTTTCCGTTGTTGACTATTTTGTTTCTGATATTGACTCGCAAACAGAATTTGGCAATATTGCTCAGAGAGCAAAAAAAACGAAGTTTTAAGTTCTTGATGTGGTGCGTCTGCATACCGTTAATATCATTAGGCGGAATTTTAGCTTACTATGGTGGATATAAGAAGGCTTACGATGCTTTGCTTACTGACTATCAGACTTGTGGTACTCCTATATATACGATTTTCGGTTCTCTTTATTATGAGCATATACAAGATAAGCCAGAGTATACTCCTCAGGTGAAAAAAGAAATAGAAGATTGGTTGAGTAAACAGCCGGTGAGGCAATCGCTTCCTTTTCAAATTGAGGCTCGTGATAACTGTATCATTATTTTGGCAGAATCTTTTGAAAGTTGGGTGTTGGAAAAAACTGTGGAAGGAAAAGAAATTACTCCTAACCTAAATCGTATGTTGAAAGAAGAGAATGTGCTTTATGCTCCTTATGTACAAACACAGGTTAAAGGAAGTCGCTCTATTGATGGACAGTTGTTGTTGCATACCGGACTTCTGCCAATAAATTATGGAGCTTATAGTGCTCGTTTTCCTCATCATACATATTATAGTATTGATAAGGCTTTTAAAGAAAAGTATGAAGGCGGTGGGACTTGTTGTTTGACTGTAGATAAGAAAGTTGTCTGGAATGTTGCAATAGTTGCCCAGGATTTTGGCTATGATAAACTGTTGGACAAACCTTATTTTGTGTTGGATGAGAAAACGGGACCACGTCATCGTTTAGGAGATTTGTCATTCCTTAGGCAGTGTGGGGAGAAATTGGCAACAGAAGAGTTATTTCCTACTGGCGGACATACTTTAGTTCAATGTGTTACTTATTCAGGACATTCTCCATTTGTTATTCCAGAAGAAAGCAAGCGCATAAACTTTTCGGATAATTTGCCCGAGCGATTGAAAAATTATATGGTTGTGGCTAACTATACCGATTATGCGATCGGACAGTTCATTTCTTTTTTGCGTTCACAAAAGAAATTTGAGAATACGATGATTGTAATAACTGGTGATCACGAAGGGTTTGGCTTAACAAGGAAGCCGCTTTATGAGCACCCTTTGGGAAAGAATATTATATCTCCAGAGCGTTTTACCCCACTTATTGTTTTAAATTCCCCGGTTCATCTGCGCTATGAAAAAGTAATGGGGCAGGTTGATATGTATCCGACATTGCTCGATTTGATCGGAGCGGATACTTATCCATGGAGGGGATTGGGACAGAGTATATTTTCGCCTGAGAAAAGAGCTTTTGCCATATCGCCTCAAATGGAAATTATAGGTGACACAGTTGGCGTCTCTGCAGCAGAAATTCACCATGCTAAAGATGCGTGGCGGATATCTGATTTAATCATTAGCTGTGATTATTTTGGGGAAGAGACGCTGCCGGAATTTAAATGATGTCGATAAAAGAAGAAGATAAATTCGTATCTTTTTCTTAAAGGTAGAAGAATTGTATTACATTTGTACGGTGT
The DNA window shown above is from Bacteroides faecium and carries:
- a CDS encoding LTA synthase family protein, which codes for MQSRKILWLFIGCLFFKFILFDLDWCLNTTFSSFSFPQTYLVKFLLAVLFAIPFLYIRSRWYLVVIGTLVDILLIVNLMYFRTYYTSIPWDSYFLAGNLADFTASVFDSLRWSDLGFPLLTILFLILTRKQNLAILLREQKKRSFKFLMWCVCIPLISLGGILAYYGGYKKAYDALLTDYQTCGTPIYTIFGSLYYEHIQDKPEYTPQVKKEIEDWLSKQPVRQSLPFQIEARDNCIIILAESFESWVLEKTVEGKEITPNLNRMLKEENVLYAPYVQTQVKGSRSIDGQLLLHTGLLPINYGAYSARFPHHTYYSIDKAFKEKYEGGGTCCLTVDKKVVWNVAIVAQDFGYDKLLDKPYFVLDEKTGPRHRLGDLSFLRQCGEKLATEELFPTGGHTLVQCVTYSGHSPFVIPEESKRINFSDNLPERLKNYMVVANYTDYAIGQFISFLRSQKKFENTMIVITGDHEGFGLTRKPLYEHPLGKNIISPERFTPLIVLNSPVHLRYEKVMGQVDMYPTLLDLIGADTYPWRGLGQSIFSPEKRAFAISPQMEIIGDTVGVSAAEIHHAKDAWRISDLIISCDYFGEETLPEFK
- a CDS encoding glycosyltransferase, encoding MNILVTHKAVDVATYKMLGELSHNEFFKIYQTIPFAADAAKVEGKCIPLIIPPITSKISWKSIKALRLYVKKYNIDLIFSPSTSGLSNALIATIGTSVKNVGYRGTQAKVKKLDPTYYMGLLNPRVSHIVCETEDIQEYLSHYIDKKKLSVSVKPFDTDWVADACLHPKQVDGVPEDAFKCIYIGTTKGRPFKGLTYLIKAFQILNAPNAHLVVIGDYDNSDYELAQKGAGAERIHFLWNREDAIYFLPKQDLFILPALRDASPRVVREAMACGVPCIVTDIPGARDLIVDNESGLLVPSASPDKIADAMRLLMNDRVKLQKMAKASRERIINEFSVEAYVAYFDKLFASLS
- the glf gene encoding UDP-galactopyranose mutase produces the protein MKEYDYLVVGAGLFGAVFARQAVDAGKRCLVVDKRNHIGGNIYCEVVDGIHVHQYGAHIFHTDNKEIWDYVNHFVSFNRYTNSPLANYKGTLYNLPFNMNTFNKLWGVNTPQEAKAKIEEQRSEYAHIQTPANLEEQALTLCGKDIYQKLIKGYTEKQWGRPATELPAFIIKRLPFRFVYDNNYFNDEYQGIPKGGYNKLVESLLEGAELRLDTNYFSARGELDLLADKVLFTGCIDEYYDFCFGHLEYRSLRFEHERLEIDNYQGNAVVNYCESGVPYTRVIEHKHFEFGKQPYTVITREYPSVFTPGDEPYYPVNDEKNMNLLKKYEELMNGSLNTLFGGRLAQYAYLDMDDTVETALKLAKKELKN
- a CDS encoding acyl carrier protein — its product is MSEIASRVKAIIVDKLGVEESEVTTEASFTNDLGADSLDTVELIMEFEKEFGISIPDDQAEKIGTVGDAVSYIEEHAK
- the purN gene encoding phosphoribosylglycinamide formyltransferase, with the protein product MQTFAHFSLFCASNMRVMKKNIAIFASGSGSNAENIIRYFQKNDSVQVSLVLSNKSDAYVLERAHRLGVPCNVFPKEDWIAGDEILAVLQEARIDFIVLAGFLVRVPDLLLHAYPDKIINIHPALLPKYGGKGMYGDRVHEAVVAAGEKESGITIHYINEHYDEGNTIFQATCPVFPTDSPDDVAKKVHALEYEHFPLVIEKLLSGK
- a CDS encoding DUF4254 domain-containing protein, producing the protein MTFSNLCNEIFWKSTNDYHITDSVDAQMNNPYELKSIEYYLYLKNWIDAVQWHFEDIIRDPQIDPVEALALKRRIDKSNQDRTDLVELIDSYFLDKYKAVEPLSDATINTESPAWAIDRLSILALKIYHMQQEVKRTDTTEEHRAQCQVKLNILLEQQKDLSSAIDQLLADIEAGRKYMKVYKQMKMYNDPALNPVLYAKK
- a CDS encoding galactofuranosyltransferase — its product is MICYLSRNYKGINNAANKAKTDIESVMATQSFRNVGVKQTRYTNIVAAFFMTLLSVLKCGFCLHRNDVLILQYPLKKYYTFVCRIAHLRHCRIVTLIHDLDSFRRQRLTVSHEVSRLNHSDGIIVHSERMKKWLQDNGVKANMEVLGIFDYLSDKRPTEKALSTSRCRILFVGALSPFHSDFLYKLGYSSRSFDMVLYGNGFDSDKFEGQVDYKGYIKSDDLIATAEGEYGLVWYGSSLKGGVGPEGEYLQYNAPHKLSLYIRCGLPVIIWEKAGLASFVEENDIGICISSLLELETVLSRITEERYRTLRANVSRVNERISQGYYCMEAIRKVCASLCVEIK
- the pdxB gene encoding 4-phosphoerythronate dehydrogenase PdxB is translated as MKIIIDNKIPSIKEAVQGIADEVIYAPGKDFTPELVRDADALIVRTRTHCNRKLLEGSRVKFIATATIGFDHIDTEYCKQAGIEWTNAPGCNAASVAQYIQSSLLVWKSIRNRKLDELTIGIIGVGNVGSKVAKVAQDFGMRVLLNDLPREEKEGNKSFTSLNKIAEECDIITFHVPLYKEGKYKTFHLADENFFHSLKRKPLIINTSRGEVIETDALLNALNSQAISDAIIDVWEHEPEINRELLEKVIIGTPHIAGYSADGKANATRMSLDAICNFFHIDGNYEIKAPAPASPVIHAKSHEDALLQMYNPAEDSDRLKSQPELFETLRGDYPLRREEKAYTIKYKE
- a CDS encoding glycosyltransferase family 9 protein, translating into MARILIIRFSALGDVAMTIPVIHSLAVQYPQHEITVLSRAVWQPLFQELPDNVNFIGADLTGKHKGLWGLNSLYSELKAMNFDYVADFHHVLRAKYLCLRFRFANIPVAYICKGREGKRKLVRRRHKVMESQKSSFRRYADVLEKLGLPVLLNFSSIYGEGRGNFAEIEPVTGPKENQKWIGIAPFAKHAGKIYPLELQEQVVAHFAANPGVKVFLFGGGKNEQEIFDAWIAKYPSVVSMIGKLNMRTELNLMSHLDVMLSMDSANMHLASLVNIPVVSIWGATHPYAGFMGWKQLPVNTVQLDLSCRPCSVYGQKPCWRGDYACLREIKPEQVIAKIEGIID
- the fabF gene encoding beta-ketoacyl-ACP synthase II; this translates as MELKRVVVTGLGAITPVGNNVPEFWENIVNGVSGAGPITHFDASQFKTQFACEVKDFDATKYIDRKEARKMDLYTQYAIAVAKEAVEDSGLDTEKEDLNKIGVIFGAGIGGIHTFEEEVGNYYTRQEMGPKFNPFFIPKMISDIAAGQISIMYGFHGPNYATCSACATSTNAIADAFNLIRLGKANVIVSGGSEAAIFPAGVGGFNAMHALSTRNDEASKASRPFSASRDGFVMGEGGGCLILEELEHAKARGAKIYAEVAGVGMSADAHHLTASHPEGLGAKLVMKNALEDAEMDPKEVDYINVHGTSTPVGDISEAKAIKEVFGDHAFELNISSTKSMTGHLLGAAGAVESIASILAIKNGIVPPTINHEEGDNDENIDYNLNFTFNKAQKREVNVALSNTFGFGGHNACAIFKKYVE